Proteins encoded together in one Bactrocera neohumeralis isolate Rockhampton chromosome 4, APGP_CSIRO_Bneo_wtdbg2-racon-allhic-juicebox.fasta_v2, whole genome shotgun sequence window:
- the LOC126756177 gene encoding zinc finger protein 423-like, translated as MEAAAMAPTSKALTNNTAAASDVSLRFYSFLPCTQPRKTLTNSSKTSGYCTDTSGVLVINDSDDEDSSTISAASEPQFEFLCEIDVDKNVALPRPIELKVECKKEPNHDYINQQQQRDKICNEKNQTSIHTAATTDYSDCEDELLALCKIEPVCDLNEVLPHTTNAEHENNHYIYFTCPQCGERYDAHPHWRRHIEMAHQLGDNKNWNFKRRPNNEFECAKCHETFTRCTLKTLQQHHFTHLPHKVYHCKLCPYQEHSMFLMISHIMLHKERDASCSASAKNSNDAPTAREIALWEHESRALISYVCPACGLTFETEDAWQAHINFSHNFLEKTAENRFGDHFKCSECSVEIFSQHIADLQQHLFTHLPYKSYFKCKVCSFTISRRNFMLSHILNLHKVHLTPGAIPSGDTVLTPATSTTTSVTGVSPAVVTTTTTNTSPPGESINDSHISSGSLLESEDINANSISVYNDERSLRRISVPSQPMNITYANSDLLKMPLKVTKSKGSFRCKKCTKHYMYRKSFDKHIRYCSLMNSTF; from the exons ATGGAAGCAGCAGCGATGGCGCCCACATCTAAAGCTCTGACCAACAATACTGCAGCTGCCTCAGATGTATCTTTGCGCTTTTATTCGTTCTTGCCTTGCACACAGCCAAGAAaaa CTCTGACCAACAGTTCAAAAACAAGTGGTTATTGTACGGATACAAGTGGTGTGCTTGTTATCAACGATAGCGACGATGAAGACTCATCGACTATATCTGCCGCTTCAGAGCCTCAATTTGAGTTTCTATGCGAAATTGATGTTGACAAAAATGTTGCGCTTCCACGACCTATCGAGCTAAAAGTGGAGTGTAAAAAGGAGCCCAACCATGATTACATTAATCAACAGCAGCAAAGGGataaaatatgtaatgaaaaaaatcaaacatcaatTCATACAGCAGCGACAACGGATTATAGTGATTGCGAGGATGAGCTTTTAGCATTGTGTAAAATTGAGCCAGTTTGTGATTTGAATGAAGTCTTGCCACATACAACGAACGCGGAACATGAGAATAATCACTATATTTACTTCACCTGCCCACAATGTGGTGAACGCTACGATGCACATCCACATTGGCGTCGTCATATAGAGATGGCGCATCAGTTGGGCGataataaaaattggaatttcaaACGACGACCGAACAATGAGTTCGAATGTGCCAAATGCCACGAAACGTTTACACGTTGTACGCTAAAAACATTGCAACAGCATCACTTTACACACTTGCCGCACAAAGTGTACCATTGCAAATTGTGTCCGTACCAAGAACATAGTATGTTTTTGATGATTTCGCATATTATGTTGCACAAGGAGAGAGATGCCAGCTGCAGCGCTAGTGCCAAAAATAGTAATGACGCGCCGACAGCGCGTGAAATAGCGCTGTGGGAGCACGAGAGTCGCGCTTTAATTTCATACGTATGTCCGGCTTGTGGTTTAACCTTTGAGACAGAGGATGCTTGGCAGGCGCACATAAATTTTAG TCACAATTTCCTAGAGAAGACGGCGGAAAATCGTTTCGGTGATCATTTCAAATGCTCCGAATGCTCGGTTGAAATCTTCTCACAGCACATTGCCGATCTACAGCAGCACCTATTCACACATTTACCCTACAAATCATATTTCAAATGCAAAGTATGCAGCTTTACTATATCGCGACGAAATTTCATGCTCTCCCACATATTGAACTTACACAAAGTACATTTAACACCCGGCGCCATTCCAAGTGGCGACACCGTTTTAACGCCAGCCACATCAACCACGACATCAGTTACCGGTGTATCACCTGCAGTcgtaacaacaactacaacgaaCACCTCACCGCCTGGCGAAAGCATAAACGACAGTCATATATCATCTGGTAGTTTGCTGGAATCCGAAGATATAAATGCCAATTCCATAAGTGTTTATAACGATGAAAGAAGCTTGCGTAGAATTTCAGTGCCATCTCAGCCCATGAACATCACATATGCCAACAGCGATCTGCTAAAGATGCCGTTAAAAGTGACTAAAAGCAAAGGCTCTTTTAGATGCAAGAAATGCACCAAACATTATATGTATCGAAAGAGTTTCGATAAGCATATCCGTTACTGCAGCCTTATGAATTCAACGTTTTAA